A genomic region of Bombus terrestris chromosome 12, iyBomTerr1.2, whole genome shotgun sequence contains the following coding sequences:
- the LOC100642972 gene encoding serine/arginine repetitive matrix protein 2 isoform X4 encodes MVVGEASIHNIMGGMESTGGVRLHNHKRKLKQRFDIIKKLGQGTYGKVQLGINKETGQEVAIKTIKKCKIETEADLIRIRREIQIMSSVQHPNIIHIYEVFENREKMVLVMEYAAGGELYDYLSERKVLTEHEARRIFRQIATAVFYCHKHKICHRDLKLENILLDQVGNAKIADFGLSNVFDEQRLLNTFCGSPLYASPEIVKGTPYHGPEVDCWSLGVLLYTLVYGAMPFDGSNFKRLVKQISQSDYFEPKKPSPASPLIKDMLTVCPARRADIERICTHWWVNEGYEQNCLDIAEDLAAQTPVRLDLLLSLVPQSASAEKLVVGDQQPAAADVPNNVSSETLIPTRCHSVGSLMELDQSGSDRRIRRELIEEEQRTAPIGGDAKRKLETTPSMDETAAADAKRKERPRRKEKRDEPEARMYKSASRHHSAPIPNSITEEAMEVDPMVTVPISKTVDLNKIESTAACLELIKECSERSPSKERSKTPMIHEPEQRPLAVDESRRIPSEDRAVANHDEERLLDERQAKSLDDGHRDESSKRSEVALDQTIARSATPAFEPSNEKTLSGNERFERRSSTAGREESINLEATQREFKKLKEKALSLDSELSNESRDPPAKTFERRRSKIFETAEKFNQMASSVENEKPKKIFIPGVNVGGAKRVFERKASLSSIGTPPPTKCVASKMIIDVPTTDTKKNENSNDKSKPTRIEREEQEEQEQEQEQAEENEEEEKKKEEAKKRAIDIISGAIGKPPVQRRINGSPPISPSSQEPKKLASKISVSTNDSRSTTQSLTTTPTEINFSFDEKTADADGRATVRSTISTEAFDNDNDDGVNDNDDDEPEEPKMSSKMEITLKSATLPRPRKTSKAEISVTGAKPYKVQVPFAFKSELEAKIDAFQPQKLRTQRSEVAFPVAAAVPQTNRSSSLEPESRPRSGAPKERIIPIQMEADHRQSRHSSTTPPPSKPPPMPQRSVSQRSGSLSRQSTADSDTDSALGSTVGPEPIRKSPREYIIPIAVEGGGYVTPRSGSVEPESKAGGTPSTANVPRSRFGRPRRMSSLLSDASEDESPFSSLHRDSEDLLQRHMHRLRSSRPSRQPPEHVDSLSSGEDDDDDGFELLTAENLFSTLLSRVRSLTQRLNVDDNRTTGFPSSRLFGRLGSNSSQALWGLNKPLSSYQTYVETRTVTTRLSESQFRHSLSREGDILSRKDCANTSNPGTPSSPGSHGNASRETIFDVGSNTLPRDKVAREDVEAEATRMKKETQESLEQSFTPSLTRRLGRTLIEQTRRSLTRSPSVSREGRARSAERDASEATAASSSSAAVDRSVSTVSDQSEYKHRSASDRRPIRRSNSLLESATGSLASPRRTVVGLFDDEDDLADHRQPHGRSSFFSTFPRDTVARGNLGRWYNETGGGRASTGRLRKDSFRSYRTDKIQEETSDDAFAADRSGSISEYASTSACDSNTNPLDDDASPTESCTANAVDYKPAYNSDPSSRNLENRLLAAENLIRESKLKNLGSSGGVNLTSSYRDTDKCEKRSLISVAETTGASATSKRRTCIPSLRLRSGSLTREPSAAVDRRKSLADSQDVANLVARTLVPERSLLSKFFKTAANRSENEPTRDKEKQTELEKEKEKPQKSKQRRISRFLRPDFFDTPREESRYAKEKEAQKAAENERRKSRFIKRKSENKDAAAAAAATAVSKTSVPTTTSREGSVETEKKREKELKNEINCRRRDRCSRERETATETTEPVEGSRNGFLHSLEKKLESLRCNDEQRASDREKTTVKSTASDERTLGKEASRERSAPPVDRRLSSASNERVSLERASSVEDLSRPKNPKRNSPKSRVSSVLGLFKTVDPKQLANGARSQTTILAKLKKSPPKVLADLTSVEDATTAPIVGSKIPTKLAANADAKSAKKIGETNKSDKPEKRVSSCESSRRFSSKEGSKQDAKERSASREKESAGERGNWNRDAEQGSTDTRREKPNDDEKRSTEKRSVTMPGNRGKRANRCSLENGASSTEPSRSENAEKKTGKPTKKTCETSESNDSDGVKKKRIVRVAKKVVKKSTVSGGGTGDKSIDKSGDADKTSEGKEKPAKPRTKKKVAGICDNKSSVESKVATGSAKVGNAEENGLGTESGDKSEERAANDHSEEETVETETNNDEPTKIQRDSQRPNRNNLKLDLSKIPQHSFRNATPKRDSPKSDSPSSTANQDLPGKLMECLSKVTHRASIAGNKIIVEKPLRARDVAELKREVTECAKIIESHAESAVNAVQGPPEERKSSTIPSQVSTENDRPITSATTAVTATDYPNDVLSPMDDPESFDSWSISSAELSHARPDLHSPTSPSHSLYARNDNSDNSESVIDRIRRRSFYSRFNDRRRPSLTAPPPGVALPGSATLPRKFSFSGHREHRDRGRYGTGYAGFASAVTSKTGGSGGGGNRYATDKRYGFYSEDGIATIDRRNRSLDRAARYSDTGYVTDLKSPTDHPVVLSSSYDPLRSLSNDSVSLGYSSLPRKYAIGLAEPKTVQYYEELLSPSSADYSPSRRSPTCSEYPTRCENGYYNGNSDVRANAAKRKTCTENARTLELYEDTDPASAASCDERSTEQRRSKGERTTQTKHSLSTSADTTSRCANDHS; translated from the exons atggTGGTGGGCGAGGCGAGTATACACAACATAATGGGAGGAATGGAGAGCACGGGCGGGGTGCGACTTCACAATCACAAACGGAAATTGAAGCAGAG GTTCGACATCATCAAGAAGCTCGGTCAAGGTACTTATGGTAAAGTTCAATTGGGTATCAACAAGGAAACCGGGCAAGAAGTGGCGataaaaactattaaaaaatgCAAGATAGAGACGGAAGCCGACTTGATCAGGATACGAAGGGAGATTCAGATAATGTCGAGCGTTCAACATCCCAACATTATTCACATATACGAAG TGTTCGAGAACAGGGAGAAGATGGTGCTGGTAATGGAGTACGCGGCCGGTGGCGAACTCTACGACTACTTGAGCGAGCGCAAGGTGCTGACGGAACACGAGGCTCGACGAATATTTCGACAGATAGCCACCGCAGTTTTCTACTGTCACAAGCACAAAATCTGTCACCGAGACTTGAAGCTGGAAAACATATTGCTAGATCAGGTTGGGAACGCGAAAATCGCGGATTTTGGCTTGTCGAACGTGTTCGACGAGCAACGACTGTTGAACACGTTCTGCGGCAGTCCGCTCTACGCCAGTCCCGAAATCGTCAAGGGTACCCCGTATCACGGCCCCGAAGTCGACTGCTGGAGCTTGGGTGTTCTTCTCTACACTCTGGTGTACGGTGCCATGCCCTTCGACGGGTCCAACTTCAAACGACTAGTCAAACAGATCTCACAGTCGGACTACTTCGAACCGAAGAAACCGTCGC CCGCCTCCCCTCTCATCAAAGACATGCTGACCGTTTGTCCCGCCAGAAGAGCCGACATCGAAAGGATTTGCACCCATTGGTGGGTGAACGAAGGTTACGAGCAGAATTGCTTGGACATCGCGGAGGACTTGGCGGCTCAAACTCCCGTTCGGTTGGATTTGCTGCTCTCTCTGGTACCGCAGTCGGCGAGCGCGGAGAAACTGGTCGTCGGGGATCAGCAGCCAGCCGCAGCGGACGTTCCGAATAACGTGTCTTCCGAAACTCTGATACCTACCAGATGCCATTCTGTCGGCAGCTTGATGGAACTGGATCAGAGCGGTTCCGATAGACGGATAAGAAGAGAACTGATCGAGGAGGAGCAGAGGACTGCTCCGATCGGTGGCGACGCCAAAAGGAAATTGGAGACCACGCCGTCGATGGACGAAACGGCAGCCGCCGATGCCAAGAGGAAGGAACGACctcgaaggaaagaaaagcgGGACGAACCCGAAGCTAGAATGTACAAATCCGCGTCCAG gCATCACTCGGCGCCTATTCCAAACTCGATCACGGAGGAGGCTATGGAGGTGGATCCAATGGTAACCGTTCCTATTAGCAAGACCGTCGACTTGAACAAGATCGAATCTACGGCAGCTTGTCTGGAATTAATCAAAGAATGTAGCGAGAGGTCACCGAGCAAGGAGAGAAGCAAAACGCCGATGATTCACGAACCGGAACAGCGACCACTCGCGGTAGACGAATCCCGGCGAATCCCGTCGGAAGATCGCGCCGTCGCTAATCACGACGAGGAGCGCTTGCTGGACGAACGGCAAGCGAAATCGTTAGACGACGGACACCGTGACGAATCGTCGAAACGTTCGGAGGTGGCGCTCGATCAAACGATCGCACGTTCCGCGACCCCCGCCTTCGAACCATCGAACGAGAAGACTTTGTCCGGAAACGAGAGGTTCGAGAGAAGGTCGTCGACCGCCGGTCGAGAGGAATCGATCAACCTCGAGGCGACTCAACGAGAGTTTAAGAAGCTGAAGGAAAAGGCGCTCTCTCTCGATTcggaactttccaacgaatCGCGAGACCCTCCTGCGAAGACGTTCGAAAGGAGACGCTCCAAGATATTCGAGACCGCGGAGAAGTTCAATCAGATGGCGTCGAGCGTGGAAAACGAGAAACCTAAAAAGATCTTTATACCCGGCGTGAACGTCGGAGGGGCGAAGCGCGTGTTCGAAAGAAAGGCCAGTCTGTCTTCCATTGGAACGCCTCCGCCTACGAAATGCGTCGCGTCCAAAATGATCATCGACGTTCCTACGACGGATACGAAGAAGAACGAAAATTCGAACGACAAGTCGAAGCCAACGCGAATCGAACGCGAGGAACAGGAGGAGCAGGAGCAGGAGCAGGAGCAGGCAGAGGAAAacgaggaagaagagaagaagaaggaagaggcgAAAAAACGGGCTATCGACATAATAAGTGGTGCGATTGGAAAACCACCTGTGCAAAGGAGGATAAACGGGTCTCCGCCGATTTCACCCTCGAGCCAAGAACCAAAGAAACTCGCGTCAAAGATATCGGTTAGTACGAACGATTCGCGTTCGACCACGCAATCCTTGACCACGACACCCACAGAAATCAACTTCTCGTTCGATGAGAAAACAGCGGACGCGGACGGACGAGCGACGGTAAGATCGACG ATCTCGACGGAAGCGTTCGACAACGATAACGACGACGGCgtcaacgacaacgacgacgacgaaccGGAAGAACCAAAAATGTCCAGCAAAATGGAGATCACTCTAAAGAGCGCGACTCTACCCAGACCGCGAAAGACGAGCAAAGCCGAGATCTCCGTGACGGGTGCGAAACCTTACAAGGTCCAAGTTCCGTTCGCGTTCAAATCCGAACTCGAGGCCAAGATCGACGCGTTTCAGCCACAGAAACTGCGAACGCAACGGTCGGAAGTGGCATTTCCCGTTGCAGCCGCGGTACCGCAGACCAATCGAAGCTCCAGCTTGGAACCGGAAAGCAGACCGAGGAGCGGTGCGCCGAAGGAGAGGATAATTCCGATTCAG ATGGAAGCGGATCATCGGCAGTCGCGACATTCGTCGACCACGCCTCCACCTTCCAAGCCGCCACCGATGCCTCAAAGATCGGTTTCGCAGCGGTCGGGCTCGTTGTCTCGTCAATCGACCGCAGACTCGGATACCGATAGCGCTCTCGGATCGACCGTTGGTCCCGAGCCGATCCGAAAGAGCCCCCGAGAATATATCATTCCCATCGCCGTGGAAGGCGGTGGATACGTGACCCCCAGATCCGGTAGCGTGGAGCCTGAGAGCAAAGCCGGTGGCACACCGTCTACCGCCAACGTGCCCCGCTCCAGATTTGGTAGACCCCGAAGAATGAGCTCACTGTTGTCGGATGCCAGCGAGGACGAATCGCCGTTCTCTTCGTTGCACAG GGACAGCGAGGATCTGTTGCAACGACACATGCATCGATTGAGAAGCTCCCGGCCATCGAGACAGCCGCCGGAACACGTGGACAGTTTGTCCTCCggcgaggacgacgacgacgatggatTCGAATTGTTAACCGCCGAGAATCTATTCTCCACTCTGCTGTCCAGAGTGCGAAGTTTGACACAGAGATTGAACGTGGACGACAATCGTACCACCGGCTTCCCAAGTTCCCGCCTGTTTGGAAGATTAGGATCCAATTCCTCGCAAGCGTTGTGGGGTCTGAACAAACCGCTGTCGAG CTACCAGACGTATGTCGAAACGAGGACCGTGACTAC GCGGTTGTCGGAGTCACAGTTCAGGCATTCGCTCAGTCGAGAGGGTGACATACTCTCGAGGAAAGATTGCGCGAACACGTCGAACCCAGGAACTCCGAGCAGTCCAGGATCGCACGGTAATGCTTCGAGGGAAACGATATTCGATGTCGGCAGTAACACTTTACCAAGAG ATAAAGTAGCACGCGAAGACGTAGAAGCGGAAGCAACGCGAATGAAAAAAGAGACGCAGGAATCGTTAGAGCAAAGCTTCACGCCGAGCTTGACCAGACGATTGGGCAGAACGTTGATCGAGCAAACCAGACGATCGTTGACGAGATCACCGTCCGTTTCGCGCGAAGGCCGGGCCCGTTCGGCCGAGAGAGACGCGTCCGAGGCGACGgcggcgtcgtcgtcgtcggcgGCCGTCGACCGATCCGTCTCCACCGTTTCCGACCAATCCGAGTACAAGCACCGGTCGGCGAGCGATCGACGGCCCATTAGAAGAAGCAACAGCTTACTGGAATCGGCGACCGGATCGCTCGCCTCGCCCCGTCGCACCGTCGTCGGTCTCTTCGACGACGAGGATGATCTCGCGGATCATCGGCAGCCGCACGGTCGTTCCTCCTTCTTCTCCACGTTCCCCAGGGACACGGTGGCGCGTGGCAATCTCGGCAGATGGTACAACGAAACTGGCGGTGGTCGAGCCAGCACGGGCAGACTGCGAAAGGACAGCTTCCGTTCGTATCGTACGGACAAGATTCAGGAAGAGACGTCGGACGACGCGTTCGCCGCCGATAGAAGCGGTTCGATCTCGGAGTACGCATCGACCTCGGCCTGCGACTCCAACACGAACCCGTTGGACGACGACGCTTCGCCGACCGAGTCTTGCACCGCCAACGCGGTCGACTACAAGCCCGCGTACAACTCGGATCCTTCGTCGAGAAACTTGGAGAACAGGTTGTTGGCCGCGGAAAACTTGATCAGGGAATCGAAACTGAAGAACTTGGGCTCGTCCGGCGGCGTAAATCTAACCTCCAGCTACCGAGACACGGACAAATGCGAGAAACGATCGTTGATCTCGGTGGCGGAAACGACCGGAGCTTCGGCAACCTCGAAGCGGCGAACCTGTATCCCCAGCTTGAGGCTGCGATCCGGCTCGTTGACCAGAGAGCCGAGCGCGGCCGTCGACCGGCGAAAATCGTTGGCGGATTCGCAGGACGTGGCGAATCTCGTGGCGCGAACCCTCGTCCCGGAAAGGTCGCTGCTGAGCAAATTTTTCAAGACCGCCGCCAACCGATCGGAGAACGAGCCGACCAGGGACAAGGAGAAGCAAACGGAGctagagaaggagaaagagaagccGCAAAAGTCGAAGCAACGCCGGATATCGCGATTCCTACGGCCGGACTTTTTCGACACGCCCAGAGAGGAGAGTCGTTACGCGAAAGAGAAGGAGGCGCAGAAGGCGGCGGAGAACGAACGCCGCAAGTCTCGGTTCATCAAGCGGAAAAGCGAGAACAAGgacgcggcggcggcggcggcggcgacggCCGTGTCGAAAACCAGTGTGCCAACGACAACGAGCCGAGAAGGCAGCGTCGAGACGGAGAAGAAACGGGAGAAGGAACTGAAGAACGAGATCAATTGTCGGAGAAGGGATCGATGCTCGCGGGAAAGGGAAACGGCGACGGAAACGACAGAGCCGGTCGAAGGTTCGCGAAACGGATTTCTGCACTCGTTGGAGAAGAAGCTGGAGAGTCTTCGGTGCAACGACGAACAGCGCGCGTCGGACCGAGAGAAGACGACGGTGAAATCGACAGCGAGCGACGAGCGAACGTTAGGCAAGGAAGCGTCGCGGGAGCGATCCGCGCCTCCGGTCGATCGTCGTCTATCCTCGGCCTCGAACGAACGCGTTAGCCTGGAAAGAGCGAGCAGCGTGGAGGATCTCTCCCGGCCGAAAAACCCGAAGCGAAACTCTCCGAAGAGCAGAGTCTCTTCCGTGCTCGGTTTGTTCAAGACCGTGGATCCGAAACAGCTGGCGAACGGCGCGCGATCGCAGACCACGATCCTCGCTAAGCTGAAGAAGAGCCCGCCGAAGGTGCTTGCGGATCTTACATCCGTCGAGGATGCGACCACCGCTCCTATCGTCGGTAGCAAGATACCGACCAAGCTGGCCGCCAACGCCGACGCCAAATCCGCGAAGAAGATCGGCGAGACGAACAAATCGGACAAGCCGGAAAAACGCGTCTCCTCGTGCGAATCTTCGAGGCGATTCTCGTCGAAGGAGGGATCGAAGCAGGACGCGAAAGAGAGGAGCGCGTCACGCGAGAAAGAATCGGCCGGGGAGAGAGGTAACTGGAACCGAGACGCGGAGCAAGGATCGACGGATACGAGACGCGAAAAACCAAACGACGACGAGAAAAGATCGACGGAAAAGAGATCCGTGACGATGCCGGGCAACAGAGGTAAACGAGCGAATCGGTGTTCGCTGGAGAACGGCGCCTCGTCCACGGAACCGAGTAGATCCGAAAACGCGGAGAAGAAGACGGGAAAACCGACGAAAAAGACGTGCGAAACGTCGGAGAGCAACGATTCGGACGgcgtaaaaaagaagagaatagtACGAGTGGCGAAGAAGGTGGTGAAAAAATCGACCGTCTCCGGCGGTGGGACCGGCGACAAATCCATCGACAAATCCGGCGACGCGGATAAAACGTCGGAAGGAAAGGAGAAGCCGGCGAAACctcgaacgaagaaaaaggtGGCCGGTATCTGCGACAACAAGAGTTCGGTCGAGTCAAAAGTGGCGACCGGTAGCGCGAAGGTCGGTAACGCGGAAGAAAACGGACTTGGGACGGAATCGGGAGACAAGAGCGAGGAAAGAGCTGCCAACGACCATTCCGAGGAGGAAACGGTCGAGACGGAAACCAACAACGACGAACCGACGAAAATTCAGCGGGACTCTCAACGACCGAACAGGAACAATCTGAAGCTCGATCTGTCCAAGATACCTCAACACTCGTTCAGGAACGCTACGCCCAAGAGAGATTCGCCGAAATCCGATTCCCCGTCGTCGACGGCGAACCAAGATCTGCCCGGCAAGCTGATGGAATGTCTGTCGAAGGTGACGCATCGCGCCAGCATCGCCGGCAACAAGATAATCGTGGAGAAGCCGTTGCGCGCGAGAGACGTTGCCGAACTGAAGAGAGAGGTGACCGAGTGCGCCAAGATCATCGAGAGCCACGCGGAATCGGCGGTGAACGCGGTGCAAGGTCCTCCGGAAGAGAGAAAGTCGAGCACGATTCCTTCGCAGGTTTCGACGGAGAACGACCGGCCAATAACGAGCGCAACTACCGCCGTCACCGCCACCGATTACCCGAACGACGTTCTCTCGCCGATGGACGATCCCGAGAGCTTCGATTCGTGGTCGATCAGCTCGGCGGAATTGAGTCACGCGCGACCGGACTTGCACTCGCCCACGTCTCCGTCCCATTCGTTGTACGCCAGAAACGACAACTCCGACAATTCGGAATCGGTGATCGATCGAATACGCAGACGGAGCTTCTACTCGCGGTTCAACGATAGACGAAGACCGTCGTTGACGGCTCCGCCGCCGGGCGTCGCTTTGCCCGGCAGCGCGACGCTGCCGAGAAAATTCAGCTTCAGCGGACACCGCGAACACCGGGATCGCGGTAGATACGGAACCGGATATGCCGGATTCGCTTCCGCGGTCACCTCGAAGACCGGtggcagcggcggcggcggcaacAGGTACGCCACGGACAAGAGGTACGGTTTCTACAGCGAGGATGGTATCGCGACGATAGATCGTCGTAATCGATCGCTCGACCGAGCCGCTCGCTACTCCGACACCGGCTACGTCACCGACCTCAAGTCGCCGACCGACCACCCGGTCGTACTCTCCTCGTCCTACGATCCTCTCAGAAG CTTGTCCAACGACTCGGTCAGCCTCGGCTACTCCTCTCTGCCGAGAAAATACGCGATCGGACTCGCCGAACCGAAAACCGTCCAGTACTACGAGGAGTTGTTATCTCCGAGCAGCGCGGACTACTCGCCGTCTAGGAGGTCGCCGACGTGCAGCGAGTATCCGACTAGGTGCGAGAACGGCTACTACAACGGAAATTCGGATGTACGCGCAAACGCTGCGAAACGGAAAACTTGCACGGAGAACGCGAGAACGCTGGAGCTTTACGAAGATACCGATCCGGCTTCAGCCGCTTCCTGCGACGAACGATCCACGGAACAGAGGAG GAGCAAAGGCGAACGTACGACCCAGACGAAACATTCGCTTTCCACGTCCGCTGATACGACCAGCCGTTGCGCCAACGACCACAGTTAA